One region of Rhodocaloribacter litoris genomic DNA includes:
- a CDS encoding M16 family metallopeptidase, which produces MRKTLTLLTLGLLLGAGLPARAQDASIPDIPYEKFVLDNGLTVIVHEDHKAPIVAVNIWYHVGSKNEPEGRSGFAHLFEHLMFNGSEHYNDDYFQVLERVGATDLNGTTNEDRTNYFQNVPVNALDVALWMESDRMGHLLGAIDQAKLDEQRGVVQNEKRQGENQPYGQVWNLITEAVYPEGHPYAHTVIGSMEDLNAASLEDVHEWFKTYYGPNNAVLVLAGAIDVATAREKVQHYFGDIPPGPPIAKFETWVAKREGVQRQVMQDRVPQARIYKVWNVPEAFSTEAAHLDLLADVLASGKTSRLYRRLVYEDQIATDVAAFLDEREIGSLFLIQATARPGQNLAAVEQAVDEELARLLAEGPTEEELRRVKTQARARFIRGIERIGGFGGKSDILAQSQVYGGSPDAYKKRFADLSAATAEDLRRTGQAWLSDGVYVLEVHPFPRLQAAADGADRSKLPDTGTPPDVAFPHLQRATLSNGLNIVLAERHATPVVDFSLLVDAGYAADQFALPGTANLAMAMLDEGTTSRTALEISEELALLGAGLGTGSNLDVSTVSLTALKENLAASLDLYADVILNPAFPQHELDRLKKEQHARIQREKVTPVQMALRVFPKLLYGEDHAYGVPFTGSGTEEALERLTRDDLVAFHQTWFRPNNATLVVVGDVTMEEVRPLLEERFGAWQPGDVPQKNIATVEHRPAQAVYLMDRPGSQQSIIFAGHVAPPANNPNEIAIETMNTILGGAFTSRVNMNLREDKGWSYGAFTLLFDARGQRPFIVYAPVQTDKTKESMAEIEKELRAFLTTNPPTPEEVAKAQDNLTLQLAGRWETINAVEGSINDIVRFGLPDDYFDTYAEQVRALNPEQVAAAAKEVLHPDNLVWVVVGDREKIEPGIRELGFGTIYLLDPDGNVIGESGTN; this is translated from the coding sequence ATGCGCAAAACCCTTACCCTGCTGACACTCGGCCTGTTGCTGGGCGCCGGCCTCCCCGCCCGGGCCCAGGACGCTTCCATCCCCGACATCCCGTATGAGAAGTTCGTCCTCGACAACGGCCTGACGGTCATCGTGCACGAGGATCACAAGGCCCCCATCGTGGCCGTCAACATCTGGTACCACGTCGGGTCGAAGAACGAGCCGGAAGGGCGCTCCGGCTTCGCCCACCTGTTCGAACACCTGATGTTCAACGGCTCCGAGCACTACAACGACGACTACTTCCAGGTGCTCGAGCGCGTGGGCGCCACCGACCTCAACGGCACCACCAACGAGGACCGGACGAACTATTTCCAGAACGTCCCCGTCAACGCCCTGGACGTGGCCCTGTGGATGGAGTCCGACCGCATGGGCCACCTGCTCGGCGCCATCGACCAGGCCAAGCTCGACGAGCAGCGCGGCGTGGTCCAGAACGAGAAGCGCCAGGGCGAAAACCAGCCCTACGGCCAGGTATGGAACCTGATCACGGAGGCCGTCTACCCGGAAGGCCACCCGTACGCCCACACCGTCATCGGGTCCATGGAGGACCTGAACGCGGCCTCGCTCGAGGACGTGCACGAGTGGTTCAAGACGTACTACGGCCCCAACAACGCCGTCCTCGTCCTCGCCGGCGCCATCGACGTGGCGACGGCCCGCGAGAAGGTGCAGCACTACTTCGGCGACATTCCGCCCGGCCCGCCGATCGCCAAGTTCGAAACGTGGGTGGCCAAACGCGAGGGCGTGCAGCGGCAGGTGATGCAGGACCGCGTGCCGCAGGCCCGGATCTACAAGGTGTGGAACGTGCCGGAGGCGTTCTCGACCGAGGCTGCCCACCTGGACCTGCTCGCCGACGTGCTCGCCAGCGGCAAGACGTCGCGCCTCTACCGCCGCCTCGTCTATGAGGACCAGATCGCCACCGACGTGGCCGCCTTCCTCGACGAGCGCGAGATCGGGAGCCTGTTCCTCATCCAGGCCACGGCGCGGCCCGGCCAGAACCTGGCCGCCGTCGAGCAGGCCGTGGACGAGGAACTGGCCCGCCTGCTGGCCGAGGGACCGACCGAGGAAGAGCTGCGCCGCGTCAAGACGCAGGCGCGGGCGCGCTTCATCCGCGGCATCGAGCGCATCGGCGGCTTCGGCGGCAAGTCCGACATCCTGGCACAGAGCCAGGTCTACGGCGGCAGCCCCGACGCCTACAAGAAGCGGTTCGCCGACCTGAGCGCCGCCACGGCCGAGGACCTGCGCCGCACCGGGCAGGCCTGGCTCTCGGACGGCGTCTATGTGCTGGAGGTGCATCCCTTCCCACGCCTGCAGGCCGCCGCCGACGGGGCCGACCGCTCGAAGCTTCCGGACACCGGCACACCGCCGGACGTGGCCTTCCCGCATCTCCAGCGGGCCACCCTCTCCAACGGCCTGAACATCGTCCTGGCCGAACGGCACGCCACTCCGGTCGTCGACTTCTCCCTGCTCGTCGACGCCGGCTACGCGGCCGACCAGTTCGCCCTGCCGGGCACGGCCAACCTGGCCATGGCGATGCTCGACGAGGGCACCACGAGCCGCACCGCGCTCGAGATCAGCGAGGAGCTGGCCCTGCTGGGTGCCGGCCTGGGCACCGGCTCCAACCTGGATGTCTCCACGGTCTCCCTCACCGCGCTGAAGGAGAACCTGGCCGCCAGCCTCGACCTCTACGCCGACGTCATCCTCAACCCCGCCTTCCCGCAGCACGAGCTCGACCGGCTCAAAAAAGAGCAACACGCCCGCATCCAGCGCGAGAAGGTGACGCCGGTGCAGATGGCCCTGCGCGTCTTCCCGAAACTGCTCTACGGGGAGGACCACGCCTACGGCGTGCCGTTCACCGGCTCCGGCACCGAAGAAGCCCTCGAACGCCTCACCCGCGACGACCTCGTCGCCTTCCACCAGACCTGGTTCAGGCCGAACAACGCCACGCTGGTCGTGGTGGGCGACGTGACGATGGAGGAAGTGCGGCCACTGCTGGAGGAACGCTTCGGCGCCTGGCAGCCCGGCGACGTGCCGCAGAAGAACATCGCCACGGTGGAGCACCGGCCGGCGCAGGCCGTCTACCTGATGGACCGCCCCGGCTCACAGCAGTCGATCATCTTCGCCGGGCACGTGGCCCCGCCGGCCAACAACCCGAACGAGATCGCCATCGAGACGATGAACACGATCCTGGGCGGGGCCTTCACCTCGCGCGTCAACATGAACCTGCGGGAGGACAAGGGCTGGTCCTACGGCGCCTTCACCCTTCTCTTCGACGCGCGCGGGCAGCGGCCCTTCATCGTCTACGCGCCCGTGCAGACGGACAAGACGAAGGAGTCGATGGCCGAGATCGAGAAGGAGCTGCGGGCCTTCCTGACGACGAACCCGCCCACACCCGAGGAGGTGGCCAAAGCGCAGGACAACCTGACGCTTCAGCTGGCCGGGCGCTGGGAGACGATCAACGCCGTCGAGGGCTCCATCAACGACATCGTCCGCTTCGGCCTGCCCGACGACTACTTCGACACGTACGCCGAACAGGTGCGCGCCCTCAACCCCGAACAGGTGGCCGCCGCCGCGAAGGAGGTGCTCCACCCGGACAACCTCGTCTGGGTCGTCGTCGGCGACCGGGAGAAGATCGAGCCGGGCATCCGCGAGCTGGGCTTCGGCACCATCTACCTGCTCGACCCCGACGGCAACGTCATCGGCGAGAGCGGGACGAATTGA
- a CDS encoding glycoside hydrolase family 16 protein, translating into MHDRRLCSTLVLLLLLPACQPAPQEEAPEPAWRLVWADEFETEGLPDPAKWGYDVGGHGWGNQERQYYTERRPENARVEDGRLIIEARRDGWQGHEYTSARLVSRGKGDWTYGRFEARARLPSGRGTWPAIWMLPTEGPYGNGGWPDNGEIDIMEHVGFDPDVVHASVHTRAYHHSIGTQKTARIHVPTARTGFNVYAVEWTPEAIRAFVNDSLYFTFPNERLSNPEADYRHWPFDHPFHLVLNVAVGGSWGGMQGVDPDIWPQRMEIDYVRVYQRAD; encoded by the coding sequence ATGCACGACCGACGTCTCTGTTCTACCCTTGTTCTCCTTCTCCTGTTGCCGGCATGCCAGCCGGCCCCGCAGGAGGAAGCACCCGAACCGGCATGGCGACTCGTCTGGGCGGACGAGTTCGAGACCGAGGGACTGCCCGACCCGGCGAAGTGGGGGTACGACGTCGGCGGGCACGGGTGGGGCAACCAGGAACGCCAGTACTACACCGAACGCCGTCCGGAGAACGCCCGTGTCGAGGACGGGCGCCTGATCATCGAGGCGCGACGGGACGGCTGGCAGGGCCATGAATACACCTCGGCCCGGCTCGTCTCGCGCGGCAAAGGCGACTGGACGTACGGGCGGTTCGAGGCCCGTGCCCGCCTGCCTTCGGGACGGGGCACCTGGCCGGCCATCTGGATGTTGCCCACGGAAGGCCCCTACGGCAACGGAGGCTGGCCGGACAACGGCGAGATCGACATCATGGAACACGTCGGCTTCGACCCGGACGTCGTCCACGCATCCGTACATACCCGGGCCTACCACCATTCCATCGGCACGCAGAAGACCGCACGGATCCACGTCCCCACCGCCCGGACCGGGTTCAACGTATACGCGGTGGAGTGGACGCCGGAGGCCATCCGGGCCTTCGTGAACGACAGCCTGTATTTCACCTTCCCGAACGAACGCCTCTCCAACCCCGAAGCCGACTACCGCCACTGGCCCTTCGACCACCCCTTCCACCTGGTGCTGAACGTCGCCGTGGGAGGAAGCTGGGGCGGCATGCAGGGCGTCGACCCGGACATCTGGCCGCAGCGCATGGAGATCGACTACGTGCGCGTCTACCAGCGGGCCGACTGA
- a CDS encoding YjhG/YagF family D-xylonate dehydratase, producing the protein MQTQPVALETLFDSGDPAVYDLRTSAPGPAGALPLTPGQLLEEPSGNLFGWSQDAGMGWDPSELGRKEFLLLSTQGGLREPDGRPVALGYHTGHWEVGLLVEAAAREIRALGGIPFAGFCTDPCDGRTQGTTGMFDSLPYRNDAALVLRRLIRSLPTRRAVLGVATCDKGLPAMMMALAGMKTLPCVLVPGGVTLPPVEGEDAGTVQTIGARFAHGLLTLHEAAVLGCRACASPGGGCQFLGTAATAQVVAEALGLAVPHAALAPSGQAVWLDMARRSAHALVRQEQQGLTLGDILTPEAVHNAMVVHAAFGGSTNLLLHLPAVAHAAGLPRPTVREWQAVNRAVPRLVSVLPNGPVHHPTVRVFLAGGVPEVMLHLRRLGLLALDALTATGEPLGQALDRWEGSDRRRRFRALLREKDGVDPDTVIFDPETARAHGLASTVVFPVGNLAPQGSVIKSTAVDPSVLEADGVYRKRGPARVFTSEQAAIAAIKGRAGEPVKPGDVLVLAGCGPMGTGMEETSQLTSALRYLPWGKHVALLTDARFSGFSTGACIGHIGPEALAGGPIGKVRDGDLIEIVVDPNRLEGRIDLVGHGDTVHGPGWGTQELARRPLRDDLTRAPHLPDDTRLWAALQDAGGGIWGGCVYDVDAILELLEAGKKALGKEG; encoded by the coding sequence ATGCAGACCCAACCCGTAGCCCTGGAGACCCTGTTCGATTCGGGAGACCCGGCCGTGTACGACCTGCGCACGTCGGCGCCGGGCCCCGCCGGCGCCCTGCCGCTGACGCCCGGGCAGCTGCTGGAGGAACCGAGCGGTAACCTCTTCGGCTGGTCGCAGGACGCCGGGATGGGCTGGGATCCCTCGGAGCTGGGGCGCAAGGAGTTTTTGCTGCTGAGCACCCAGGGCGGCCTGCGCGAACCGGACGGCCGGCCCGTGGCGCTGGGCTACCACACCGGACACTGGGAGGTCGGGCTGCTGGTGGAGGCGGCCGCCCGCGAGATCCGGGCGCTCGGCGGCATCCCGTTCGCCGGCTTCTGCACCGATCCCTGCGACGGTCGCACGCAGGGCACCACCGGCATGTTCGACAGCCTGCCCTACCGCAACGATGCGGCCCTGGTGCTGCGCCGGCTGATCCGTTCCCTGCCCACGCGGCGTGCCGTCCTCGGGGTGGCCACGTGCGACAAAGGGCTGCCGGCGATGATGATGGCCCTGGCCGGCATGAAGACGCTGCCGTGCGTGCTGGTGCCGGGTGGCGTGACGCTGCCGCCGGTCGAGGGCGAGGATGCCGGTACCGTCCAGACCATCGGCGCGCGCTTCGCCCACGGCCTGCTGACCCTGCACGAGGCGGCCGTGCTTGGCTGCCGGGCCTGTGCCTCGCCCGGCGGCGGATGCCAGTTCCTCGGCACGGCGGCGACCGCACAGGTGGTGGCCGAAGCCCTGGGGCTGGCCGTCCCCCACGCGGCGCTGGCCCCTTCGGGACAGGCCGTCTGGCTCGACATGGCCCGGCGCTCGGCCCACGCTCTCGTCCGGCAGGAACAGCAGGGCCTCACGCTCGGCGACATCCTCACGCCGGAAGCCGTGCACAACGCCATGGTGGTCCACGCCGCCTTCGGGGGGTCGACCAACCTGCTGCTGCACCTCCCGGCCGTCGCCCACGCCGCCGGGCTGCCCCGCCCCACCGTGCGCGAATGGCAGGCCGTGAACCGCGCCGTACCCCGGCTCGTGAGCGTATTGCCCAACGGACCGGTGCACCACCCCACCGTGCGGGTGTTCCTGGCCGGCGGCGTGCCCGAGGTCATGCTGCACCTGCGCCGGCTCGGCCTGCTGGCCCTCGACGCCCTGACGGCCACGGGCGAGCCCCTGGGACAGGCGCTCGACCGCTGGGAAGGGTCCGACCGCCGCCGCCGCTTCCGGGCCCTGCTCCGCGAAAAGGACGGCGTCGACCCGGACACCGTCATCTTCGACCCGGAGACGGCCCGGGCGCACGGCCTCGCCAGCACGGTCGTCTTCCCGGTGGGCAACCTGGCACCGCAGGGCTCGGTCATCAAGAGCACGGCCGTCGACCCGAGCGTGCTCGAGGCGGACGGCGTCTACCGCAAGCGGGGACCGGCCCGCGTGTTCACCTCGGAACAGGCGGCCATCGCGGCCATCAAAGGGCGGGCAGGCGAACCCGTCAAGCCGGGCGACGTGCTGGTGCTGGCCGGCTGCGGCCCGATGGGCACCGGCATGGAGGAGACGTCTCAGCTCACCTCGGCCCTGCGCTACCTGCCCTGGGGCAAACACGTCGCCCTGCTTACCGACGCCCGCTTCTCCGGCTTCTCGACCGGCGCCTGCATCGGGCACATCGGCCCCGAAGCCCTGGCCGGCGGCCCCATCGGCAAGGTGCGCGACGGCGACCTGATCGAGATCGTCGTCGACCCGAACCGGCTCGAAGGACGGATCGACCTGGTCGGGCACGGCGACACCGTTCACGGCCCCGGCTGGGGCACGCAGGAGCTGGCACGCCGCCCCCTCCGGGACGACCTGACCCGCGCCCCCCACCTGCCCGACGACACCCGCCTCTGGGCCGCCCTGCAAGACGCCGGCGGGGGCATCTGGGGCGGCTGCGTCTATGACGTCGATGCCATCCTCGAACTGCTCGAAGCCGGCAAAAAAGCCCTCGGAAAAGAGGGATGA
- a CDS encoding YbhB/YbcL family Raf kinase inhibitor-like protein — MALQLTSTAFAHGEEIPRKYTCDGEDLSPPLSWSGVPGGTRSLALIVDDPDAPDPRAPRRTWVHWVLYNLPPDAAGLPEGVEAGALPPGTRQGLNDWKRPGYGGPCPPVGRHRYFFKLYALGEVLAAPDGMTKAQLERAMEGKILARAELMGTYRRS, encoded by the coding sequence ATGGCCCTGCAACTCACTTCCACGGCTTTCGCGCACGGAGAGGAGATCCCCCGGAAATATACGTGTGACGGAGAGGATCTTTCACCGCCGCTCTCGTGGTCCGGGGTGCCCGGGGGGACCCGGAGCCTGGCTCTGATCGTGGACGATCCGGATGCGCCGGATCCGAGGGCCCCGAGAAGGACCTGGGTGCACTGGGTGCTCTACAACCTCCCGCCCGATGCCGCCGGGCTTCCCGAAGGGGTCGAGGCGGGCGCGTTGCCCCCGGGGACGCGGCAGGGACTCAACGACTGGAAACGCCCGGGCTACGGCGGTCCCTGCCCGCCCGTGGGCCGCCATCGCTATTTTTTCAAGCTGTATGCGCTGGGCGAGGTGCTGGCGGCGCCGGACGGGATGACGAAGGCGCAGCTGGAACGGGCCATGGAGGGGAAGATTCTGGCCCGGGCGGAGCTGATGGGCACCTACCGGCGGTCTTGA
- a CDS encoding riboflavin synthase, whose product MFTGIIEEVGEVVGVEPLGGGRRLRIAAAMAAALRPEQSVAVNGACLTVVRTGDGTFEVIAIEETLKKTTLGTFRPGRRVNLERALSATGRLDGHLVQGHVDAAGTVERVEPLATSTLYHLRFDARFAPYVIPTGSIAVDGISLTVARLEDDRLTVAIIPYTAEHTNTRTWTPGTRVNLEFDLLGKYVVRWLTLRGSAPARLSPEWLREQGF is encoded by the coding sequence ATGTTCACAGGGATCATTGAAGAGGTCGGCGAGGTGGTGGGCGTGGAGCCCCTGGGCGGCGGGCGGCGCCTGCGCATCGCCGCGGCGATGGCCGCCGCGCTGCGACCCGAGCAGAGCGTGGCCGTCAACGGGGCCTGCCTGACGGTGGTGCGCACCGGCGACGGGACCTTCGAGGTCATCGCCATCGAGGAAACGCTGAAGAAAACCACGCTGGGAACGTTCCGGCCCGGCCGGCGCGTCAACCTGGAGCGGGCTCTGTCGGCCACCGGCCGCCTGGACGGCCACCTGGTGCAGGGCCACGTCGACGCCGCCGGCACCGTCGAGCGCGTCGAACCGCTGGCGACGAGCACCCTCTATCACCTCCGCTTCGACGCCCGGTTCGCCCCCTATGTGATCCCCACCGGCTCCATCGCCGTCGACGGCATCAGCCTGACCGTGGCCCGCCTCGAAGACGACCGCCTCACCGTGGCGATCATCCCCTACACCGCCGAGCACACGAACACCCGCACCTGGACGCCCGGCACCAGGGTGAACCTGGAGTTCGACCTGCTCGGCAAATACGTCGTGCGGTGGCTCACCCTGCGCGGTTCGGCGCCCGCCCGCCTCTCCCCCGAATGGCTCCGGGAACAGGGTTTCTAA
- a CDS encoding GntP family permease: protein MDLTISPLLILLVGLVTVIGLIVVLRINAFFALIAAALVVSLLAPGALADKVVRVARAFGDTAGSIGIVIALAAVIGQCMMESGAADRIVRWFLDRLGEQRSATALLSSGFVLSVPVFFDTVFYLLIPLARSMYRRTRRHYLIYVMAIAGGSAVTHAMVPPTPGPLVIADNLGVDLGLMMLLGLAVGVPAALAGLFFARWLDPRLNVPFRPISDRPEPEPLPADRLPPLSLSVLPILLPVVLISANTVIQGFAGGAATGSGLAFVAGWAAVAGNPNLALLLAAGLSLWVYHRQCRPTRQQTTALVESALMSGGLIILITAGGGAFGAMLKEAQIGPAIQALFAGETGASGLFLLVLAFGIASLLKFAQGSSTVAMITASAMIAAMLTAEAPGYNLVYLALAVSCGSLVGSWMNDSGFWIYAKMGGLTEVETLKSWTPLLAVLGLAGFAVTVLLALLLPLG, encoded by the coding sequence TTGGACCTCACGATAAGCCCCCTGCTGATCCTGCTCGTCGGGCTGGTGACGGTCATCGGCCTGATCGTCGTACTCCGGATCAACGCCTTCTTCGCGCTCATCGCGGCGGCGCTGGTCGTCAGCCTGCTCGCACCCGGAGCGCTCGCGGACAAGGTGGTGCGGGTGGCACGGGCTTTCGGCGACACGGCCGGGAGCATCGGCATCGTGATTGCGCTGGCCGCCGTGATCGGGCAGTGCATGATGGAAAGCGGCGCGGCCGACCGCATCGTCCGCTGGTTCCTTGACCGGCTCGGGGAGCAGCGAAGCGCCACGGCGCTGCTTTCGAGCGGTTTCGTCCTCTCCGTACCGGTCTTCTTCGACACGGTGTTCTACCTGCTGATCCCGCTGGCTCGCTCGATGTACCGGCGCACCCGGCGGCACTACCTGATCTACGTGATGGCGATCGCCGGGGGCAGCGCCGTCACCCATGCGATGGTGCCGCCGACGCCCGGCCCCCTCGTCATCGCGGACAACCTGGGGGTAGACCTGGGCCTGATGATGCTGCTGGGGCTGGCGGTGGGCGTACCGGCGGCCCTCGCCGGGCTGTTCTTCGCTCGCTGGCTCGACCCCCGCCTGAACGTCCCCTTCCGCCCGATCAGCGACCGCCCGGAACCGGAGCCGCTGCCCGCAGACCGGTTACCGCCTCTGAGCCTGTCGGTGCTGCCCATCCTCCTGCCGGTGGTGCTGATCTCCGCCAACACGGTCATTCAGGGGTTTGCCGGCGGGGCGGCGACCGGCTCCGGTCTGGCGTTCGTAGCCGGCTGGGCCGCCGTCGCCGGGAACCCGAACCTGGCGCTGTTGCTGGCGGCGGGCCTGTCCCTCTGGGTCTACCACCGGCAGTGCCGCCCGACCCGGCAGCAGACGACCGCCCTGGTCGAGAGCGCCCTCATGAGCGGCGGCCTGATCATCCTGATCACCGCCGGCGGCGGTGCCTTCGGCGCCATGCTCAAGGAGGCGCAGATCGGCCCGGCCATCCAGGCCCTGTTCGCCGGCGAAACCGGGGCAAGCGGCCTGTTCCTGCTCGTGCTGGCCTTCGGGATCGCCAGCCTGCTCAAGTTCGCCCAGGGCTCCAGCACGGTCGCCATGATCACGGCCTCGGCCATGATCGCCGCCATGCTCACGGCCGAAGCGCCGGGCTACAACCTGGTCTATCTGGCCTTGGCCGTCAGTTGCGGCTCGCTCGTCGGCTCGTGGATGAACGACAGCGGCTTCTGGATCTACGCCAAGATGGGAGGACTGACCGAAGTGGAAACGCTCAAGTCGTGGACTCCGTTGCTGGCCGTGCTGGGCCTGGCCGGGTTTGCCGTCACGGTGCTGCTGGCCCTGCTGCTGCCGCTGGGCTGA
- a CDS encoding acyl-CoA dehydrogenase family protein, which yields MAIGKLKLKKVSEADQQMIRDIEVMMGPEPSEMGFIKNLFWGRFRDDLVFPYPRETKAEREKADRLLAELEAYLKHEHPSIEIDREQYIPDWAIRRLFEIGVMGMTVPEAYGGLGLGVTSYNRVLALIGRYCGSTAVMVSAHQSIGCKAIMLFGTEEQKRKYLPKVAREYLSAFCLSEPNVGSDAAGQQTRIEESEDGRYYILNGEKKWSTSGALAGVFTVMAKHRIKNPKTGEMEDKVTAVIVTPDMEGVDVFEKNRSKCGIRGTWQARIRFTNVKVPRENLLHREGKGLNVALTCLNYGRCTLSAGVYGGARQAMDQAVKWVQTRYQFNRPLAEFELVQQRIARMAAYNFAMDAVLYMMTGMLDRNDRDIMVETAATKVFCSEMGWRVIDDAMQIMGGEGYMTENELERIWRDNRIHRIVEGSNEVMQPFIFGYGGKQLAEQMLGLQEALLWDPDESLSQNLSRILNNALNPEVLKRAVPLGLELFLGLKPPPPVVAGMHPSLEPYADRLARLVQQHAHFFKMASKWHREEIVTRQAVQARLANSAILLFALSASLSKMDDLLRSGAHGVAFDRDRAAFEHAFDLFELEIRANFGELRRNADESMRKAAAAARRHNDTLPNSDFYIHEASPVARGTGKPVQKEHIKQFPGDRYVEAGGDGHAVTAGVEAKQNGDAAEKQAKATSKK from the coding sequence ATGGCGATTGGCAAGCTGAAGTTGAAAAAAGTCTCCGAAGCGGATCAGCAGATGATCCGGGACATCGAGGTGATGATGGGGCCGGAGCCCTCCGAGATGGGCTTCATCAAGAACCTCTTCTGGGGCCGCTTTCGGGACGATCTGGTGTTTCCGTATCCCCGTGAGACGAAAGCCGAGCGCGAGAAGGCCGATCGGTTGCTGGCCGAGCTCGAAGCCTATCTGAAGCACGAGCATCCCTCCATCGAAATCGACCGGGAGCAGTATATCCCCGACTGGGCCATCCGGCGCCTCTTCGAGATCGGCGTGATGGGCATGACGGTGCCCGAGGCGTACGGCGGGCTGGGGCTGGGCGTGACCAGCTACAACCGCGTCCTGGCCCTGATCGGGCGGTACTGCGGCTCCACGGCGGTGATGGTCTCGGCCCACCAGTCCATCGGCTGCAAGGCCATCATGCTCTTCGGCACCGAGGAGCAGAAGAGGAAATACCTGCCGAAGGTTGCTCGTGAATACCTCTCGGCGTTCTGCCTCTCCGAGCCCAACGTGGGCAGCGACGCCGCCGGGCAACAGACCCGCATCGAGGAGAGCGAGGACGGCCGGTACTACATCCTCAACGGGGAGAAGAAGTGGTCCACGAGCGGAGCGCTCGCCGGTGTGTTCACCGTGATGGCCAAGCACCGCATCAAGAACCCGAAGACGGGCGAGATGGAGGACAAGGTGACGGCCGTCATCGTCACGCCGGACATGGAGGGCGTGGACGTCTTCGAGAAGAACCGGAGCAAGTGCGGCATCCGGGGCACGTGGCAGGCCCGTATCCGCTTCACCAACGTGAAGGTGCCCAGGGAGAACCTGCTCCACAGGGAGGGCAAGGGGCTGAACGTGGCGCTGACCTGCCTCAACTACGGCCGGTGCACCCTCTCGGCCGGGGTCTACGGCGGGGCGCGGCAGGCCATGGACCAGGCCGTCAAGTGGGTGCAGACCCGCTACCAGTTCAACCGCCCCCTGGCCGAGTTCGAGCTCGTGCAGCAGCGCATCGCCCGCATGGCCGCCTACAACTTCGCCATGGACGCCGTGCTCTACATGATGACCGGCATGCTCGACCGGAACGACCGGGACATCATGGTGGAGACGGCCGCCACGAAGGTCTTCTGCTCCGAGATGGGCTGGCGCGTCATCGACGACGCGATGCAGATCATGGGCGGCGAAGGGTACATGACGGAGAACGAGCTGGAGCGCATCTGGCGGGACAACCGCATCCACCGGATCGTCGAGGGCTCGAACGAGGTCATGCAGCCCTTCATCTTCGGCTACGGTGGCAAGCAGCTGGCCGAGCAGATGCTGGGCCTGCAGGAGGCGCTGCTGTGGGATCCCGACGAGTCGCTCTCGCAGAACCTGAGCCGCATCCTGAACAACGCCCTCAACCCGGAGGTGCTCAAGCGCGCCGTCCCGCTCGGGCTGGAACTGTTCCTGGGCCTCAAGCCGCCGCCGCCGGTGGTGGCCGGCATGCACCCGTCACTCGAGCCCTACGCCGACCGGCTGGCCCGGCTCGTGCAGCAGCACGCGCACTTTTTCAAGATGGCCAGCAAGTGGCACCGGGAGGAGATCGTGACGCGACAGGCCGTGCAGGCCCGCCTGGCCAACAGCGCCATCCTGCTTTTCGCGCTTTCGGCCTCCCTCTCGAAGATGGACGACCTGCTCCGCTCCGGCGCCCACGGCGTCGCATTCGACCGCGACCGGGCGGCCTTCGAGCACGCCTTCGACCTGTTCGAACTGGAGATCCGTGCGAACTTCGGCGAGCTGCGCCGGAACGCGGACGAGAGCATGCGCAAGGCCGCCGCGGCGGCCCGCCGGCACAACGACACGCTGCCCAACAGCGACTTCTACATCCACGAAGCCTCGCCCGTCGCCAGGGGGACGGGCAAGCCGGTGCAGAAGGAGCACATCAAGCAGTTCCCCGGCGATCGCTACGTCGAGGCCGGCGGCGACGGGCATGCCGTCACGGCCGGCGTCGAAGCCAAGCAGAACGGTGACGCGGCCGAGAAACAGGCGAAGGCGACGTCGAAAAAATGA
- a CDS encoding Uma2 family endonuclease encodes MPSATTPRPGNLTSGRSHAYPSLPEGAAHQAAELIEGAVVVSPPPTPYHQEIVMNLGVELFQFARKHDRGKVLPAPVEVRFSETNVLQPDLLYIARERLRLIGEQRIEGVPDLVVEVLSPATAYYDLRQKKRIYEQAGVKEYWIVDPMEQSIELFLNASGQFAPASRAEGTGAVTSKLLEGFTIELKVIF; translated from the coding sequence ATGCCAAGCGCTACCACCCCTCGCCCCGGAAACCTCACGTCCGGCCGGTCCCATGCGTATCCCTCCCTGCCCGAGGGTGCCGCGCACCAGGCTGCCGAACTGATCGAAGGCGCCGTCGTCGTCTCGCCACCGCCGACCCCCTATCACCAGGAGATCGTGATGAACCTGGGGGTCGAGCTGTTCCAGTTCGCCCGCAAGCACGACCGGGGCAAGGTACTGCCGGCCCCCGTGGAGGTGCGTTTCTCCGAGACGAACGTGCTGCAACCGGACCTGCTCTACATCGCCAGGGAACGGCTGCGCCTCATCGGCGAGCAGCGCATCGAAGGCGTACCCGACCTGGTGGTGGAAGTACTCTCGCCGGCCACGGCCTACTACGACCTCCGCCAGAAGAAGCGGATCTACGAGCAGGCCGGGGTGAAAGAATACTGGATCGTCGATCCGATGGAGCAAAGCATCGAGCTCTTCCTGAACGCCTCCGGCCAGTTTGCCCCCGCCAGCCGCGCCGAGGGCACGGGGGCCGTCACGTCGAAACTGCTCGAAGGCTTTACCATCGAGCTGAAGGTGATCTTTTGA